CCTACAGAGCTAGTTGCTAGAATAAGGTCTCTGATTAGAAGGCTTACAAGCAATCACATAGAAGAAAAACAAGATGTATTAAAAAGCGGACCTTTTACTCTTAATCTATCTGATAGAAAATTTTACAAAGGTGATGAAGAAATTGAGCTGACTCCTAAGGAGTTTGAAATATTAGAGCTATTTTTAAAGAATGCAAAGAAATCTCTAAGCAGAGACCAGATATTAAACGAAATCTGGGGAAAAAACTATTTTGGAGATTTAAAGGTAGTCGATGTAAATATGAGACGAATCAGAAAGAAAATAGAAGATGACCCAGCTGAGCCTAGGTTTTTAAAGACAGTGTGGGGATATGGATATAGGTGGGAAGAGGATGGGATTTAAATCCAGTATCAGAAGCAGGATAATTATAAATTTTGGAGCGATAGTAATTGCTACGGTAGTGGTTTTAGAGGTATTATTTGTTGCCTTTGTCCAAAACTACTATTATGGAGGTGTGGAGCAGATTCTAAAGGATAGAGTTAATATATCTGCAGAATTTTTAAACAGATACTTCACTTATTCATCAGTAGAAGAAAAAGCTAAATTCCTATTTGAAAATAATATATCCTCTTATGACAATAAATTTTTAGTTCAAATTTTAAATAAAGAAAAAATAGTAGTTATGGATTCAAATGGCTTGTCTGAGTTTTCAGTTTTAGAAACTGATGATATAAATGATGCCTTTAACAACAAAATAACTATATATGAAAGCTACAGCGAAATGACAGGAGAAAGGATGCTCTCTGCATCTAGACCTCTTCTAAAATACAACCAGATAGATGGAGTGATACGCTATACTGTATCTATGGAAAAGGTCGATAGGGAAGTAAAAAACTACATTCTCGGTGGACTAGCGCTCGGCGCAACGGTTATAATATTTTTCATGCTTTTAGCTTTGATTATTTCAAAATCTATAGTAAACCCTATAATGAAACTAAATGTAGTAGCAAAGAGCATGGCAGAAGGTAATTTCGACCAAAAAGCCAAGAAAATCTACGATGACGAAATAGGTCAGCTTACAGAAACTATGAACTATATGGCTGAAGAAATACTAAAAACAGATAAAATTAAAAAGGATTTCATTTCATCTATATCACATGAGCTACGAACACCACTTACATCTATAAAAGGATGGA
This is a stretch of genomic DNA from Acetoanaerobium sticklandii. It encodes these proteins:
- a CDS encoding sensor histidine kinase, which produces MGFKSSIRSRIIINFGAIVIATVVVLEVLFVAFVQNYYYGGVEQILKDRVNISAEFLNRYFTYSSVEEKAKFLFENNISSYDNKFLVQILNKEKIVVMDSNGLSEFSVLETDDINDAFNNKITIYESYSEMTGERMLSASRPLLKYNQIDGVIRYTVSMEKVDREVKNYILGGLALGATVIIFFMLLALIISKSIVNPIMKLNVVAKSMAEGNFDQKAKKIYDDEIGQLTETMNYMAEEILKTDKIKKDFISSISHELRTPLTSIKGWSETLMMEESVSQNEALGMGLGIISGEADRLKDMVEELLDFSRLESSRMKVVKRKINPKHVLEQVYRQLQPRAAHITLSCNKIGKDTMIMGDENRLRQVFINLLANAIKFTPAGGSVQIEAEGQDEQIIIRFIDTGLGISKEDLPNVTQKFYKGNQTMAGSGLGLSIVDEILKLHDAKFYIDSKLGEGTTVTVIIPAVTE
- a CDS encoding response regulator transcription factor, with protein sequence MKLMVLEDEYAIRSFVTLNLKREGYEVIEAESGEQAIELYNANPDIKVAILDVMLPGIDGFEVLKYLREKNPQMGVIMLTARTHEQDKVLGLEYGADDYISKPFSPTELVARIRSLIRRLTSNHIEEKQDVLKSGPFTLNLSDRKFYKGDEEIELTPKEFEILELFLKNAKKSLSRDQILNEIWGKNYFGDLKVVDVNMRRIRKKIEDDPAEPRFLKTVWGYGYRWEEDGI